The Moorella glycerini genomic interval CTCTGCTACTAGGACGGCTTGACGACTTTGGGGCACTTCTCCATGAGGGTTGGCAGAATAAGAAGCGACTTAGCAATCGCATATCCAATTCTCATATAGACGGGATATATGAAGAAGCCCTGCGGTATGGTGCCTTGGGAGGGAAGCTCCTCGGTGCAGGCGGCGGTGGTTATCTTTTGCTATATTGCCCCTATAATAAGAAGCACAGGGTGGCCGCTGCTATAGAACGCATGGGAGGACAGATAACACCCTGGAACTTTGAAAACCGGGGGCTACAAACCTGGGAGAGTGATAGGGGCGTTATGAGTGGTACCATTCATTCTATGGCGGTTTAAGACCTAAGGATATATGTGGTGTATGCCTACTAATGGCAAAGGTATTTCTTAACGAGATTTTAAGTAGACAGGTGAACACAAGTGAACGATACTCAAAAAATTATTGAAACTGCCTTGGCCGATTCAGCCAACCTTTACAGAATCATTGCCGAACCGTCATTCATAAGCCATATTCTAGAGGTTGGGTTGGTCTGCGCTAGGGCTCTAAGCGCTGGTGGTAAGCTACTGCTATTTGGTAACGGAGGTAGTGCGGCTGATGCCCAACATCTAGCGGCCGAGATGGTGGGCCGATTCAAAAAGGAACGCGACGCCTTACCGGCACTGGCACTTACTACTAATACGTCTATCCTGACCGCTATTGGGAACGACTATGAGTTCGAGTCTATTTTTGAACGCCAGATAGCGGCCTTATGCCGCATAGGAGACGTGGCCATAGGTATTAGTACCAGTGGTAATTCCTCTAACGTCCTTCGTGGACTTAAGAAGGCGAAGGAGGTTGGCGCAACGGCGGTTGGCTTGTTAGGATCGGGTGGCGGCAAGATACTCCCCTTGTGCGATATCGCTATTGTTGTCCCCTCAAGCAATACTCCCCGTATACAAGAAGCCCATATCTTTATTGGCCACATTCTATGCGAACTTATTGAAGAACTACTTTTTGGAGGTCAGCAGTGAGACGTGCGGTGTTCCTGGACCGTGATGGCACTATTAACGTGGATAAGGGTTACGTCTACCGCCCTGAGGACCTTGAACTCTTGCCGGGAAGCGCCGAAGGCATACGGATACTTAACGAAGCAGGCTTTTTGGTCATAGTGATTACCAATCAGGCTGGCATAGCGAGGGGCTATTACACGGAAAAGGATGTGCAGGTGTTCCACGAACACCTGCAGAATGTGTTAAATGCTGAGGGTGCCCATATAGATGCCTTCTATTATTGCCCCCATCATCCGGAGGGTCTACCACCATACAATGTAGAATGCGAGTGTCGTAAGCCAAAACCGGGACTGATCCTTCGAGCTCAGGCTGATTGGGATATAGACTTACATAGCTCCTGGTTTGTAGGTGATAAGTCAACTGACCTTGCAGCCGCCAAAGCGGCAGGGTGCATGGCTATACTGATAGGATCTGATCAGTATTGCTTTAGGGCAATTAAGTCAGTAGAAGGACCAGTTATGGTATCTACGGTTTTAAACGCTGCGAATCTAATTATTAATTCAAAATGAATTACCTAAGAAGCTTTATGTCTTTGATTGCGAGAAACACGCTGGTTACCTTTTGGGAAACATAATAAACCATGCTGGTGGACGTTTTCAACCTTGGCTGGGGCGTATCGAACATATAGGTTATGGGGAGCCAGATAACGGTCAGTATGACAAAGTTACCAAGGTTAATTACGTCACCGGGTGCAGCCTAAATCGCAAAGAAGGCCATGCTCGAAGTTCGAACCGTAAAATATATTCGTAAAGGGCAAGATACTACCTCGCCAAGTAGCGCGGGCAAGGACCTGGGGTATCAACCTAATATATCGAAAAAGCTATTGCCCTCTAATGGATGGTGAGCGATGTCAAAGATACCTTTAACAATAATATTGCTTGTGTCTCTTCTATTTGGTAAACTTTATGAGCTGCCGATAGCTGGAAAAACCTTTGTTCTATTCTATACGGATATTGCCATCTTAGGGGCATTGGCTATTACTGCGATTAGAGGGCGGTGGGTTGTACCAGTATCAACAAGCTTAATGTTGTGGCTCAGTTTTATTTTATGGGCCTCCCTATCAATCTTCTGGGCAGCGGACCCCTTGCGAGCTGCGATGAACGCAGCATACTTATTTAGGGCAATATTAACGCTGTTGCTTTCTTTCAATGATTTACGATGGCAATTGGACTCATGGAGGAGCCTTACATGGACTCTAAGATTGTTTTCGGGTATACTCTGCCTTCAAATAATCACTTCATTCATTCAAGGAGCTAATGAACTTAATTGGCAGCTATCATTTTACGGATTAAAGCCCTTTATAGTTACACCATTGGGGGGGAGTAATTACCTAGCCATATTCTTGGAGTTCGCAATAGTATACGAGCTTATAGTAAAGCCCCGATTATGGTTCATCCTGTTTTTCCTATATTGCTTCTCTTTAGTAATTACATTGTCGCGAG includes:
- a CDS encoding D-sedoheptulose 7-phosphate isomerase codes for the protein MNDTQKIIETALADSANLYRIIAEPSFISHILEVGLVCARALSAGGKLLLFGNGGSAADAQHLAAEMVGRFKKERDALPALALTTNTSILTAIGNDYEFESIFERQIAALCRIGDVAIGISTSGNSSNVLRGLKKAKEVGATAVGLLGSGGGKILPLCDIAIVVPSSNTPRIQEAHIFIGHILCELIEELLFGGQQ
- a CDS encoding D-glycero-alpha-D-manno-heptose-1,7-bisphosphate 7-phosphatase — encoded protein: MFLDRDGTINVDKGYVYRPEDLELLPGSAEGIRILNEAGFLVIVITNQAGIARGYYTEKDVQVFHEHLQNVLNAEGAHIDAFYYCPHHPEGLPPYNVECECRKPKPGLILRAQADWDIDLHSSWFVGDKSTDLAAAKAAGCMAILIGSDQYCFRAIKSVEGPVMVSTVLNAANLIINSK
- a CDS encoding O-antigen ligase family protein translates to MSKIPLTIILLVSLLFGKLYELPIAGKTFVLFYTDIAILGALAITAIRGRWVVPVSTSLMLWLSFILWASLSIFWAADPLRAAMNAAYLFRAILTLLLSFNDLRWQLDSWRSLTWTLRLFSGILCLQIITSFIQGANELNWQLSFYGLKPFIVTPLGGSNYLAIFLEFAIVYELIVKPRLWFILFFLYCFSLVITLSRGAFAALVIGILFVFLFLLVKGGPNRIKSILNMIFLMFTVVFIISRTTIGNIIFQSFKIVGHTEEVRLNLWGAGLEVWSKTPIIGVGFGNYINYVGMRDAHNTIIEVLVETGLIGIILFLLFFLSLFYYIINLIKKTTQEEQKRLLRAILIGLITTTVHSFVEPFFLSGSSLTWLSIIMSYVYVVSTTCNRKPNQKGIP